tatacagtataaaccgTGTATAATGGCAAGCATGCAGAGTCCCACCAGGAAATGCATCCAGCATGAGTGTGCCATTGCTCTCCTCTCGTGAAGCCATGTAGATATAGTCTGAATAAATCTGTGGCAAAATGGCTGTTATAACATGTGatatattcactgtaaaattGCAATTTGTTTTACAGGAGTCACGGGTATATGCATTCCTTCTTATTATTTcaattttttgttgtttttttttctcaacatTCTGTCAGCCTGGAGTGATTGGTGAGCTATATGGGTCCATGTGGATAAACACAGCCAGCCGCTAAGACTTAGAGATGTTTTGTCCACTGGAAATCGTTTCATGTGCCTTGCAGTGCATTTATAAACATCATTGCCACTGCTACAGACACCAGAAAATGGCAAATTAATGAAACAGACGTACTTCCTTAAACCTCTGGCCCTCCCTGAAGTACAAGGCCAGCCTACCTGGATTTCTGTTTACTACACAATGTGATTACTGTGACTACAGCTGGTCATTCAGATGATGCAAATAGGTCATAGAGCTGAAATTGGGAAGGTGAGGTGTGAAATATGACATTACTTCTAGAAGTTAAAACTCAAATGTCCTTCCGTAGACTTTCAGATGCCAACTTCTTTTGGGGCTGTGTCATAGCCTTCCAGAGCTTCAGTCCGTGTTGTTCAAACTATTGATACTTACTAAGACTATTGATTGCAATCAATTTCTGAATTGTAGGAATGTTGAAAATCTTGAAAACCAGGGAAATACAATCCAATATGTTATGGTAATAACAGTGATCGTCTTAACTCAGTTAATTCAGTGTAATTACTAGCAAAGTTGACTCAAATAGATTTTAATTTCAATCAGATCCAGTAGATGAGAGTGGACTCAAACCTCCAAATGGCTTATCATTATCCAGTCAGCATGACAGTCGAGTCGGTAGAGGAATCAATTGTTTTGAAGTTTAGCAACATATTGTGAGACAGTCAATGAATATGTGTGAGCTATGGAGAACCTCTGCTGAGCCGAGTAGAAACATCTATCATCTCCAGGATTGATCAGTTGGGCGTTTTCAGAGAGTTCACCATCATTATTGGTTCTATGCCTAGCTCCCAGAATACAGAATATGTAGTAGAATTGCACTGATAGACCTTTACAGACTGTAATTTATGAAAAACAGTGAGCGTGACTTAAGTATTTTACTTAATATCCACTCTAAGAATACATTGGTATGTAATTTGTTGTTTCGAGAGAGTTCTTGTAAGTGAATgaattgtgtatgtgttgtgttagGATATATTGTATGATATAGTGTGTTGAGACTGGCTGTCTTGGCAAGATTTTAAGAAAAGAATCTGTTGCAAGCCTTTTATTGAATTGACTTTTAAGCAGTGTACATTTTTACCTGTTCTATTGCTACTACTGTAAAGCATTTCTATCCAACTGTGGATTGCTTGtgaattaatttattaatttatgaTGTGTTTTGCCGTTTTCAAAagttttggaaaaaaaacaaacaacaaaatgtgGCTCTACTAACATCAATTTATGCTATGtgtcttcttttttcttgttgttgttgtgaagcAATATGCCAAACAATGCCAGTATAATGGTATAATGTGGTACCTTTGGGATACACATTTTGTTATTCTAGTATAATAGATTCAAAATGtggacaaaaataaaataaaaacaaaaacagccatGTAAAGAGTGTGTGGACTTTCAATTATTTCCGCATGTGTCTGATACTGTTTTCTTTTAAAGCACTTGCATCTTTTGTGCATAGGCTATTGTTTGTAGATTTCACAAATTAGCCATAAAATGCAACATTACCAGGTTGATCAACATAGCTTTGGTTATTctaaatgtatttgtattttaatTTTATGTAGGCACGTAGGATGTGCTACACACAAATTGAACAgcattgtaggctacatcaaaaCATTAAACAACTGTAAATCACTAGTCTCTGCCAGACATCACTTGTGTGATAAACACAGATTTTAGACAAAcaactcaaactcaaaatatACGTAAGCGTTGTATATTGTGTTACAAAGATACATGAACATATCCACTCCAGTTGCTTCCATTAATTCACCACTACTTACCTTATCATAAACCTGATACAttctttactgtctatggatacATTTTCATGTCATTCTGACCCGGAAGTGAAATATCGGACGCGGGCATTCTCCGACGCGGGCTTCTCCACAGTGAAAACATGAAGAGCATTAATTGAGCTGTTGTTTACCCGGGAATTTTCCCTGTGGTTCATGAGAAGGTATGTAATGTCTTCTCTGAAATTCTGTGAAATTGTTCAGTGTTGTTATGAAAGTATATCAATGTGTCCATGGGGTTGTTGCTTTAACTTTATGTTAGCCAGCAAGTTCCAAAACATGCTACCGTTAGCTGTGTTCATCGAGTAATTCTGCTTTATTGAATCGAATTAAGTCGTGAGTAGAAATATTTGTAGATTTTCCTTCATAGTTTAGTAAGAGATTGTACATTATGTAATTGTCTGGATTTTACAGGTAGGACGAAGACGTTGCCAGCAGGTAATTTGTTTAGCAAActtgttaacgttagctagcaggCTATCAGGGTCCCTCTAACATTAGCCTGGATGCTTACCTAAAGCAAACCATCAGTGTTTCGTCAATTGGCCTAGCTGCTATGCCTTATTTCAGTCCCATAGTATTTTAAAATGAGTTATTTTATTTGTTAACAGAGCTGTGCGTTTCCATCATGTTCCTGGAAGCCCCTCCGTAGCTagaagctaatgttagctaataTTAAACACATGTTGTTGTCATGGACATGAGACGGTCAGTTGTTTGGGTTGTCAACATTTATGTTGCTGTCTCATAAACTCAAATTGTTTGTCTGTCGTCAGGTTTTCCAATGGGATAGGTAAAGAGACCGACGTGTCTTGCTGTAGCGCGTACCTTGGACTCGGACTTGACTGTAAAAAGCATAGGGATGCCGCCTGTGTCTGAAGTGGAGATTTCAGTACCAGAGGAGGGCGCTGGTGGATTATCCAGGTCAGATTGCCTTTGCCCTGTCTGCCTGGAGATCTTCTTGGAGCCAGTGACCCTTCCCTGCACTCATACCTTCTGCAAGTCCTGCTTTCTGGAAACGGTTGACAAGTCCAACATGTGCTGCCCACTTTGCCGCAAGCGTGTTTCTACCTGGGCCAGACAGAATAACAGGAAAAATACCCTGGTGAACTTGGACCTGTGGCAACGCATACAGAGCGCCTTTCCTGAGCAGTGCCAGAGAAGACTGAGTGGACAAGAGGATGACTATTCAACCAGTAGGTGGCTCAATTTTTAAGGGCTATTTTAAGTGAAACAAGACAACATATTGTTATTATGAACTTAAGTGTATGAGGATGTGGGAGGTAAGTGCTCAATCAGATGTTTTAGTAATGCCTGAAACAAAGAATGAGAATGTACAGATGGGTGTGAGTAATAAGACTGCAATGGGTCTGAGTATAGGGTCTGTCACACcaggaacgataactataaagataACTAACTACAACGAcgaaagcgtccacactgactAACGATAAGGAAAGTCCCTCCTggatgtgatggctaaaatttgATGTATTCTGATTGCCGGTCAGCtatttatcgttctcaaaatcgctctgaaagtgatccccatgGATATCATTCTTCATGACATTatagttatagtttatgtgtgtacaTTGTCATTCATATTCAGTAGAGTTCATTTTTGCCATTATTGTGAATGACCTTTAATGATCATAGGTAATGATACTGtggtaaaaatacagtattaaTCCACAAAGAGGCAAAAAGTACGCAGGCAGGCCGACCGTACGATAAACAGCTTTATTCACGGTGTCAGAGACAGGTTGCAAACACACGTATCCTAGGCAAGCATGAGAGAAACAAAGTCTTACCCTTATTTATCAGACTATTTAGGGATTACATGAGATGACATGAAAAAGCTGTCATTACTAACCAGAAAAAGAAACTACTATCACTCCAGACTCCCCAAGAAGGTTGACCTCAGAGGTCATGGTCAAGGGGGTCGCTTCCAGAGTCCTAAGGGAGGGTGGCCTCAAAGATCAGGGACaagagaaacacaaaataacTAAGATACTCCTTTTAACATCTATTTTTATGCTGTCAGAGTCCCAGGCAGACATTAAACAAACTGAAATATTGTTTCATTACTGGAAATTTCCCCACAATACTGTTCTTTCTATATTACATCTAATACATATTTGTAGTTATGTCATTTTTCTCTGCCACTATCTTAAGGTTTACCTCATTTTGTGTGTTCAACTGATGCACGGGTGACTTGAGTTGCAGGCAGCTGCCCTTTATTTGACTTGTCTtgactcttctctcttccctctgacTCTCTCGTTGCCCACAGTACTGGTAGCAACACCCAAAGTGTGCCAACCTGGAGAACTGCGAAGGGAGTACGAAGACGAGGTCAGCAAGGTAAGCGATTTTATGCTCAAGAAATGACCCGTGATCAAAAGTTACGCGCAGAGTGGATCATTTTCACAtgacatgccaacacacaccctTTTTGAGGGGAGagactagaagcatgccttggGGGGTTACACTTACAGTGCTGGCTGAGATTTTGAGATGTGCACTTTGTGTCCccaggtggagaaggagaagcgaGCCCTGGAGGAGGCCGAGCGGAGGGCCAGTGAGGAGTACATCCAGCGCCTGCTGGCCGAGGACGAGCAGCGGCTGGCCGAGGAGAGGACGAGGCAAGAGGAGAACCAGCAGAAGGACGAGTGGCTAGCCAGACAGATCAGTCAGGAGCTGGTGAGCCTCAACTCATCCCACAGCTCTTAGTGGACACCTGGTACACTACGTGAACATGGCAGTTGTAGCGCTTAAGTTTTAAATGACACCTGCCTCAGAGCAGATATAGGCAGAGCATCTGTCCTAGTGTATTGAAAATCAATAAAGTATTGGCAAATGAAATATTGCTATATGTGATATTATCAATATTTTCTTACACCTCTAATCCATAGCAGTACACTCAGGCCTTGAAGCTCACTTAATTATTCATATGGTTGCACTGCCAGATATGCATAAGAGGGTGCTGACCCTAGTTGTATATATCTGTTAAAATGGCCCTATGGACTTGTAAAATAGACCAATGATTTATAACCTCTATGTTAACAGAGAACAAGGTAAAAGCAGCAGGAACATGGCAGTAGCAGAGAGTTTGTTTTCAGTTCTGTAAAATGCTATTTATGTTGGTTAAGGTGTAGCGTGTATTATCAACTTTGTCATCTGTGAAATATGGTGTTTTCCAAAATGATGTATACAATACTGGTAGCAGTACGAGATCTTGCTCTTTTTTTAGGGTGCTGCCAATTAATGTTATTGGACTGAATTTCAGATTAATGATGGTTGttcttttgtatttttttgtcttgGTAGAACTCTGACACAAACTCTCAGGTGAACTCTCGACCTATTGAGATTTCCCCACCACAGAAGAAGAAACCTTCAGCCGGAGACATACAGAAGTGAGTATACGAACATGGACAGCTGTTCACTTTTACTCCTTTCAGAATTGTGAAAAAAGCCTCCGTACATATCCGTACACGTTGCTGCCTATTTGGCAGTGCAGAAGTGTGTGACTCTCGGAAACTGAACAATTTGCTAAGCACTTTTGTCAAAGGACTTGAGCGAGCATGTCATGTTTTAAACTGATAGAACTGGAAGGGTTCTGCGTAATGCTGCGTAATGAAGTATTTCTGCTGCTCATCGCAAAATATGCCAGAGGATTTCtacatttaatcatttaattTGGCAATACAATTGATTTCAAGGAATTTGCCTGACTCAAGGAATTTCAAGGAACTGTCTGATTCAGcagattttattttcagtttcagAATGATTATCACTCTGATCATTCGATGTCAGTCATTTAATATCAGTCTAGCTGCTTTCCCAGGTTGGTGCAGAACGGACTAGTATGGTCATAGATTTCAGATGTCATTATACATTTATGATAATGATCATATGGAGAGAGGGGACCTCACATGTTGTGGGTTGCAGCTTGTGTAGTCCTCAAACTCTGAAGTAAAACTGTTTCACTTCAAGTTTAGTTGTGCGACGGGGACTTCCGAGGTAGTGCCTGGTCATTGAAAATTCATGAACTGGGATGTCTATGTATGGCTCTCATGAGGTCACCGTCCTCTCATTCCCCGACAGCCGAAGCGCTATGGTCAACCACTGAGCATGTCATTGGTGGTACCATACACATGACCTGATATAAAACTGCCCACTTCCGTATCTCGCATAATACTCACTATGTAAGGTGACCGTATGAAAATCAAGGACCAGTGATGTAATGGGCATTTGCCAACCACAACCCCCAGAGACTGTGAGTTTGGCCTGATCACAACCGTATGCGCTCACCCTGACCCGTGGGGTTGTGGTTCTGTGAATCATCTGTGattcctatttttttttaaaaagaccaCCGAACAACTCCACACTCCAAAAAATGGCttatctaaccaagtgttattaatgtttatttatttacttatttgaattttattacttaagtaTTTTAAGCTCTTTTTTTACAATGTATTCAGGGAGCAGGCAGCTGGTGGATAGGGAGGAGTTTGTTGTATGTGACATAAAAACGTTTAGCTTAGAAACTGCACAACACCGCTTAGAGCacccaaaagaaaaagaaattgcCATGTCCTGATGAAGGGCAATATGGCCATAACACgtaggcccatgtgcttttaaatCCAGTGCTTGCCATGTTATATTTAAGGCTTTTTATACATTTTCTAAATCTCTGAGTGCCTCTGCAACTTCATTTTTCTTTTGGATTCTCATTTCACCAGTAGCAGAAGAGCACCTGTACAAATCTGAAGACTCCGGAGTGCCCTCAGCCCCTTTTTGTCTTCTCAATCGCTTAGAGCACATTTAAGCAAATTCTGGCTGCTAACGTGTTAAGGCGCCTTCAAATAAGTCAAACCcttattaaattaagtcaaaattatCTGACAAGAGTGCAAGGTCTTTATATTGAAAACAAAACCAATTAGaatcttaatataagattaataactCTTGGTTAGATTTAGTTTTTTGCTGTGCAAGTGAACAGCTAGGGTTCCTGCAAAAAACAAAAGAACCACATAACTCCAATACTTAAGTCATTACACTGGCTTCAAGTAAGTCACAGAATTTACTTTAAAGATGGCATAGACTGGGAATCTGTTTTTGCAACAGAGTTTGGTCAGTCGTTTCTTCCTTCATGTACAAAACTTGAAAACCATCtgaacaaaaatgaaaacaaaacaacaagcgAGTCGGAACATAGACTGACTGACGCAAGCCATCCCTCTGATCCACAGCCCTATGCGACTCAGATGATTCACAGAACCACAATCCCACTGGTCAGGGTGGGTTTGTGGTTCGGTGAATCATCTGAGTCCATTGCATAGTCTGTGATCATTCTTGTGGTCACTTTCTGTTTGGCACTATGGGTGAGTGACTGTCAGCAGTGTCAAACCTGCCGTGAGATGACACTTAATAATGCTAGTAAGACTCGATACTGCGGCTGTGACAATTAATTGATTAGTTGTAAACTACTAAATGAATCGACGTGTTTTTAAGGAAAATTCCTCAAACTTCTTTGATTGTGGCTTCAAAATCTTGAACATGTTCTGCTTTACTTAATATTCTATAGTGGTAAAACAAGGCACGTCAGGACATAATCTTGGGCTTTGGAAAACCCTGAGCGACATGAAAATATAATTGGATAATTAGACTATAAATGGAAATAATTGAAAGGATGACCTCAAAAGCACTTTTTATCAgttgcgtgtgcgcgtgtgcgtgcgcattgTTCTTATTCTTCCATTTCCCTTTTTGAAatttgtgaaatgtgattgcCATACCCTCTTGTTGGTGACATCATGGTTACGTTTACCAGAATCAAACAGATGTTCACAGAACAGATTCATGGAAGGAAGCTTGTTGTGCAGTTGAacttttggtttggttttgtttcattttcattttcaaatggTTCACTTGGTTTttaagtaaaagaaaaaattcTGTTTTATGTTCACCAGGTTTTTTGGTCCGATCCGAAACAAAAATGATAATGCTTCCGATTCCAGTCCAACCTCAAGCATGTTGGCGAACAAGGTGAATCTTTGTCTTTCTGTTCGCAACATGACTGTGTGCTAAACATGATTTTTTATCAATTTAGTGTGATCTTCTactgtgtgaagtgtgaagtaATACAGTCTGGTAACAGAAATATGTGAAAATGTCAGAGAGCCTCCTCAACCTAACCCTAAACCACTGTCCCTCTCAGGAGAACATCCGGAACCTCGGACTGTCCATGCTGTCCCCTCAGCAGAGCGGTTCCTTGGTTCCTCGTCACTCCCTGCCCACTCTGGACTACTACGGCCCGTcagcccacagcagcagcagcagcagcggctatTTCCCCGACCACCTCTCCTCTTCGCCCTGCtccccttcctccatctcttcctcgtTCTCGTCCTCCAACGACTTTGAGGTCCTGGACGTCACGAGCCCCGAAAGGAGCGCCTCGTCGTCGGCCTCGGCCAAGAGGAAGAGCCGGGcgacggaggaggaggcggtggaCGGCGAAGGGGGCGCAGCGGCGGCGTTGACCCCCAAGCGACCCCGCGCGGCCCCCtcgatggcggcggcggcggtcccAGGGCCCAGCCTGCGGCAGCAGCTGTcgcggcaggaggaggagctgcaggagcgccggcggcaggaggaggaggaccggcAGCTGGCCCTGCGGCTGCAGCGCGAGATGGACCGCGAGGAGCGCAGCCGCGCCACCGACCGCAGCAAGAGCTCCGACGACCCGTACGCGCTGCGCCAGAAGACCCCGCGACGCTCCGCTGCCGCAGGGAGAGCCGGGGACAACGACGACGCCGAAGACGCCACACCACTGACGCCCAACGTCACCCGCTCCTCGTCAAAGGTCCAGCCGGCAGGAAGTCAGAGGCGAGCCCAGGCCGACCGGGGCAAGACGCCCAAGAGAAGGCAGTCTGCACCTCCTGCCACCGCTGCTGGGAGCTCGTCTGCCAACTCTGCTACCACCGCCACCCCCACAGCTGCTGCTAACTCTGCCGCCACCCCGCTGAAGAAGAGCAGCAAGCAGATCACCATCACAGACTTGTTTAACTGCATGGGCAGATGAGCGGTGTTGCATGTTGGGTGGCGTGCTGTGGTATGCTGTGCCtatagaacaaaaaaaaacaaaaaaaacatgcactcACAGGTCCATATCTGCATTTCTCTCGCTCGTTCTTCGGAATGCTCTTGTTCTGGAACTTTCTCTCAGCCTATGATGGATACGGCCTTACCAGACTGAAAGCGCTCCTGCTGCTAACTTTTTAActtttgctctcgctctctctctcttttggttatttttttatgtcattAAATCACCCCTTCCCCTTCTTACTGAAGTGGAATGGTTGACATAGTTCATGATCATTTACACAGTGTAGAACGTTTGCCTGCTCTAGCAaaggtttcttttttgttttgtttcctttaGTAGAAATAGATGCCATCATATACTACAATGTTTATTTTTGattacaaatgaaaaaaataaaagatgaaGCTAAACTAAATcttcaacgtgtgtgtgtgtgtgtgtgtgtgtgtgtgtgtgtgtgtgtgttgcagaaagAATCGCCTTCCCTGACCCTTTCATGTCCTCTGTTGACATTGCTTAAAATTAGATTCTCAGGAGGAAAAAAGGATGGAGTGATGTAGATCACAAATCCCGTCCCAAAATGACTTGATTTATTTTGGGCGCATTCTTCCCCTTCACAGGTGTCTGAGCGGgggagaaaaataaatacataaacaaacccAACTCCTGTGCCGAGTTCCTCTCTGCCTTCCACAGCCATATAAGGGTAGCTGGCGCTCTTTGAACAGCCCCAACTTCCTGAATTTGGGGGAAGGCCGTCCCTTGGCGCGTGCTACGTGAGTAAGACCCCCCTTGCACCACGAGACTACAGCACTGACCCGTATTCTGTCTGACTCTTAGTCTTAGCCCAGGCATCCAGCCACTGCACCTTCCTCTTGTGCATCTAAATCTTCACTCTTTATCACTGTCTCCAGACTCTCCACAGCgccattggctgccagcgaacACGGGCCACTCAGTTTAATGCCGTTCTGCAGAGTGACTTTACTGTAACTTAATTACTTTAAAAGAATGAATAAGAATTTGATTGCTTTGCAAAATGGAGTTGGGTCACGGGTTGACTATGCGCCTAGTATTCATTTACAATCCGAACATGCTGTTAATGTACTTTCCAACCACATTGGCATGACTTTGTAAAAAGTTATGTCTGGTTATTGATGCCCGCCTGTCATAAGTCGGAGTGGGGAGACTTCACAAGGCCTGCGGTCCTCTGTGGTCATGTCATGCTTCGTGTCTCATGCGATGGTCCTTGACAGGGAACGTGCTGTGAACCCCATTAGGTTGTGTACTCCTTACACACACGTTGAAACTGTGGCTGCTAAAAGGGAACAAAAATGTTGCAAGACCTCAGAGAAGTGGTGATTCAGAGCTGTTGAGCCATCATCATCTCACTCAGATTAGCAAAACTAGagatattttcattttaacCGTGCAAATCATAGTGTGCCTATAAAAAGCTCATAAGGTCATTGCCATGTTACACAATGCCAATCATGCAAGAAAACGCTGCAGAGGGCTTTTGTCTCTATCAGTGTTTGTCTCAAGCTGATCAAGAGCTCAGATGTCTTCTCTGTAATCAAGAGTCTAAAAGTTACATTTACAGGATTTACGGTATTTATTGAAGCTTTCGGTTCTTGCTTGTCATGCAGACTTGacttttgtgtgcatttgtggtcTTTGTGGGATGTAGCTTGTGCAGCACAAGTCAACATGAGTTTAGTCAGTCAGTTTGTTGGTTAGCCAGTATCACACATGCATGTCTTTGTGTAAGCCcactgtaaacaaaaaaaaaatatatatataatatacacatacacatacttaaTAGACATCAAACATGATGTCCAAATATGTTTGCATATGAATCATCAGACATCATtgccttaaagcaacactaaagaacgTTTCTTCGCAcccacgctatttgtttattatcTAGctaataacaatgtccacagacaagaaagagtatgttgcatgatttcatGAAAGTATAATGTATTGTGACATCAAAGCAAGTTCCATCGAACTAACAGATCtgctacccaatctggtaaacttacatagtgtggttatagcaAATATGAGGGGTTGCGAAGCGAAtacagaagtgccattcaccctgttgcgagttgatgaaccactgaaatgattttggaaaaatATAATTTTAAGGAACAAAAAACTCTCTAGTGTTGCTCTAAGATGCACCACCATAGTAAAGTTGGTTTGTCTTTCAACATCAATTGATCATATAGAAATGAAAACAACAGTGCAGGATGGAGACTACTTTCTGCCGTTTttccttttgttgtttttattttctagcATTTTTAGATGTAAATCCATTATGCTCCCTGACCAGTTGTCCTCATGACCTCAAACTAACTGAGTAACACAGACACTAtgtgtcacatacagtaggccactAAGCTCAAACTGTGTAACATAGACACTATgtgccacatacagtaggccacaAAAGCTCAAACTAACTGTGTAACACAAATACGAATATCCCACAGTAGGCAACTAAtctttgtttttaaatataCCTTCTGCATGATTTTTTAGAAATTCTTTTACAGCAAAAGTTTTCACAACACATTACCACAAAATACCAATTAACACGAGAGGAAGCTTTCATTAGTTCCAATGGCGCTGTTGGTGGTTCTACATGCCTTCTAGCTCACTAGACTTAGAACAACTACTTACTGTTGTGTTAACTGGTCGAGTATGATGTAATACCAGTTATTTGATTGTTCTGTAATAAACATTTACCTACATCTGAGGCACTACACACCTTGCTTCTTTCTGTGATTTTAGAAAAGCAGCATATGACTGTGCCAACTCTTTACCTGGTACAGATGGttgtctatatactgtagtagaTGGTAAAAAGAGGTTCTGTTCATTTCCCAAGGTGACTCAGGCAGTGACCTTCCTCCATGTTGGTCTTTTCTGTCTCTGAATCAGCCCTCCTTCCCACGCACAGAGGCCCACGCACACCCTCAGTCCAACACATTTgcccaaaataaaacacattgaTCCATGGGTCCAACATCTACCATGGCACGCACCGTAAACCCAGCAGGTAAAAAGCCCAATACTCCAGTTTTGGATTTGGAGGGAATCTGCCAATTCATCATCACAGAATTTAAGTTTTTCAAGTCACACTGATATTCAGCATAGTGAGTTTCAATAGGTCTTTGTGTAAATCTGGTAGACTTGTTTCTCAGAAATTGTTGATGTGGGTTCAAATCAGCTGTTattttgtgtatatgtggttgggtttattgtgtgtgtgtctgtgcgtgtgcatgggcgtgtgtgttggggtgactGGAGGGGTGTTACTATTTGAAAC
The Sardina pilchardus chromosome 13, fSarPil1.1, whole genome shotgun sequence genome window above contains:
- the rnf168 gene encoding E3 ubiquitin-protein ligase rnf168: MPPVSEVEISVPEEGAGGLSRSDCLCPVCLEIFLEPVTLPCTHTFCKSCFLETVDKSNMCCPLCRKRVSTWARQNNRKNTLVNLDLWQRIQSAFPEQCQRRLSGQEDDYSTILVATPKVCQPGELRREYEDEVSKVEKEKRALEEAERRASEEYIQRLLAEDEQRLAEERTRQEENQQKDEWLARQISQELNSDTNSQVNSRPIEISPPQKKKPSAGDIQKFFGPIRNKNDNASDSSPTSSMLANKENIRNLGLSMLSPQQSGSLVPRHSLPTLDYYGPSAHSSSSSSGYFPDHLSSSPCSPSSISSSFSSSNDFEVLDVTSPERSASSSASAKRKSRATEEEAVDGEGGAAAALTPKRPRAAPSMAAAAVPGPSLRQQLSRQEEELQERRRQEEEDRQLALRLQREMDREERSRATDRSKSSDDPYALRQKTPRRSAAAGRAGDNDDAEDATPLTPNVTRSSSKVQPAGSQRRAQADRGKTPKRRQSAPPATAAGSSSANSATTATPTAAANSAATPLKKSSKQITITDLFNCMGR